GTCTTCCGCCGACGCCGGACAATTAAAGAAGAGCTTTGCTTTTTCTTTTTGCGGGTTTTAGCGCCCAAGGCGGGTTTACCCCAGGGTGTGACTGGGCCTGAGCGACCAATAGGCGCTCTTCCCTCGCCGCCGCCATGTGGATGATCCACCGGGTTCATGACACTTCCTCTCACCTTGGGACGACGCCCTCTGTGTCGGTTGCGGCCTGCTTTGCCCAAACTCAGGTTTCTGTGTTCTAGGTTCCCGACTTGCCCAATCGTCGCGTAGCAATCCCGACGAATCATTCGGACTTCAGTCGAGGGAAGTTTCAGGGTAACATAGTCGCCCTCTTTCGCCACGACTTGAGCGGTTGCGCCTGCGGCACGCACAATCTGGCCACCCCGTCCTGGAATCAGCTCAACATTATGAACGTTGGTACCTAGGGGAATATTTTTCAGGGGCAGGGCGTTGCCAATCTCAATCGGAGCTTCGGGACCTGACATCACGGTTGTCCCTACAGCTAACTTATCGGGATGAAGAATATATCGTTTTTCCCCATCCTGATAGTAAAGAAGTGCAATCCGAGCATTGCGGTTGGGATCGTACTCAATGGCTGCCACTTTAGCTGGCATATTGCGCTTATCGCGGCGGAAGTCAATGATGCGATATAGCTGTTTGTGTCCGCCGCCACGACGTCGGCTGGTAATGACACCGCGATTGTTGCGACCCTTGGCGCGATGCTTGAACTCAACTAGTGATTTTTCTGGCTCACTCCGCGTAATCTCCGCAAAATCTGAGACCGTACCTTGACGAGTACCGGGAGTGTAGGGCCGATAAGAACGGATGCCCATAACAAATATCCTTTATTTACTCTGTATTAGGGATTAGGGATTGGGAAAGCTAGGATTGGGACTAGAGGTAGATTGAATAAATTCACACTTACGACTTTCCCGATCCTCAGTCTTCAGTCCTATACTTCGGGGAACAAGGTAATCGAATCTCCTTCGGCTAAGGTGACGATCGCTCGTTTGTACTGAGCCTTGTAACCTACGAATTTGCCAACTCGACGCTTTTTGCGCGGCGGATTTAAGGTATTTACACTGGTCACCTTGACCTCAAAAAGGCTTTCAATCGCGGCTTTGATTTGTGGTTTGGTCGCCTTGGGAATCACTTCAAAGACATACTTGTTCTGCTCTAATAGCAGAGTTGCCTTCTCCGTCACAATTGGACGCCGCACCAGATCGGCAAGGTAGCGGGGGTCATACTCAGTCACTGTAAACCTCCTGAAGTTTGGCAAGAGCTGTGTCGGTCGTCACGATTTTGTCAGCATTGAGCAGGTCATAGACATTCAAGCTGCTCGCGCCAATTAATTTAACGGTAGGGATGTTGCGCGCTGACAAATAGACCATTTCTTCTATTTCAGGCACGATGATGAGAACTTTGGCTTCTGGCTCAATTCCCCAGCGAACGAACGCTCCTAGCAACTCTTTTGTCTTCGGCCGTGGTAATTGGTCAGCAAAGTCCTGCACCACAATCAAATCTTCGGCTCGACTCTGAAACGCCGTCCGTAAAGCTAATCGGCGCTCTTTGCGGTTCATTTTAATGTTGTAGTCTTTGGGTTTGGGACCAAAGGTCACACCACCACCACGCCACAGAGGTGAACGGTTTGAGCCAGCACGCGCTCGACCTGTTCCTTTTTGTCGCCAAGGTTTGCGTCCTCCCCCCCTAACTTCAGCGCGGGTTTTAGTGGAAGCGGTTCCTTGACGACCATTGGTCATCTGCATCACCAGTGCCCGGTGAACGACGTGAGCCGCACTTTCTTCTTTGGCAACTCGCAAGTCTAAAGTCGCCTGTCCGACTTCTTCTCCTTGCCAATCGCGCACCACACAATCAACCATAATCTTTAGTCCTTAGTCCTTAGTCCTTAGTCCTTAGTCATTTATCCTTTTGTTCGTGGCTCATTTCTCATAATTCATCGCCATGACCGCTGAACCAGAACAATGACTATCGACCGACCTTGTTTGTCGGTGCAATGCTCAAAAGTGCCCCTGGCTTACCGGGAACAGCCCCTTTAATCAGCAGCAAATTGCGTTCTGTGTCTACCCGCACGACCTGAAGCTTACGGATTGTCACCCTTGTGCCTCCGAGGCGACCCGCCATTCTCTTGCCTGGAAATGTGCGACCGGGTGTTGTACCAGGTCCAGTCGAACCCGGTAAGCGATGGTTTTTGGAACCATGTGCCATCGGTCCTCGCTTGAAGTTGTGGCGCTTTTGATAACCGGCAAAGCCACGACCAATACTGGTTCCGGCAACATCAACAATTTGACCAGCGGTAAAAATATCAGCCTTTAGGGCTTGACCTAGCTCAAATGAAGCCGTGTCATCCAAGCGGTACTCGCGCAGATGGCGTAACGGTGGGGCACTTGATTTGGCTAAGTGTCCCAACTCTGGCTTGTTGAGTGCCTTCGGTTTGACTTCGTCATAACCAATTTGAACGGAGGTGTAGCCATCCGTCTGTTTCGTTTTTATTTGTGTTACGGTGCATGGACCTGCTTGGACGACGGTGACAGGAATTGCTTTTCCTTCCTCGTCGAAAATTTGGGTCATGCCGAGTTTAGTGCCGAGGATACCGACAGACACGGCGGGTTTCTCCTTAATTTAGACATCACAGCAAGGCAGGATTCAACGATATTCTGTGAACTCGCTCTATCCCACAAACTTTGTCATCTTGACTTTCAGACGAGAATTCCCTTGGTGGGGGAATTTGTGTCGTCTGGTAGCCCTGTAAGACTTAAGAACCAGATTGTGTGAACCGTTTTTAGGGATCAGTACTGGCTAACCGCGTCACCTTGGTTCGCCGGGACTTAAGCCGTAAACGCCTCAGTATCCCTACGCAGCGAATATGCAAGTACATATAAGTCAGAAGCTGTCGGTCAAAGAACCTGGCAGATTCTCCTACAGCACTGGCATTTGACTGTGCCTCAACCTTAAGGCAGAGAAGCCAAATAACCGACTGTAAAGACATTCTGGTCTTGAACCTGCGGCTCAAAGAACAGCGGTTATCCCAACCTGAGTTGCTTTTGAGCAACCTTCATTTTGGTCACAATCGTATACTATAAATTATTTTTCTACATATGTCTAGTTATTCTTGATGATTTTTGGCGACCCGCTCACTCTTCAGGAGACAAGACCATCATCTATAATAAATCCCTAACGCTCATTAATAAAACTTAAGGAAGAAAGGGAGGTAGAGATGGCACTGATTACGACCGGCAACTCCTTCGTCCGCAATTTGGAACAATCGGGTTCACTCGCCATGTACATGCCCTTAGAGGGGGGATTCGAGGGACGTTATCGACGCCGTTTGCGCGCCGCAGGCTATGCCAGTTTGTGCATGACCGCTAGAGGTTTAGGTGACCTATCTGCCTACCTCACCGGCGTCCACGGTGTGCGTCCTCCTCATTTGGGCAAGAAAGATATTCGAGTTTATTATGTGCCACCTGTATTGACCTACCAACTAGAACATTTGCCTCCAAAGTCCAAAGGCTTGGTGCTGTGGCTGATTGAAGGTAATATCCTGTCGAGTCAGGAAGTGGAATATTTAACCACTCTGCCCCAACAGGAACCGCGAGTCAAAGTGGCTGTGGAAATGGGTGGCGATCGCTCTTTCCGTTGGAAGCCTCTAAAAGATGCCTTATCGGAAATGGTCTTAGCGGGTTAGCTTAAACCCCAATATATCCCAAGCCCAACGAACAAGAATCCTCCCTCAACGTTGTAGCTCAGATTAGGGGTTTTGATACCCTTGAAACATACTGAGCAGATTGGGGGAGATTTTCATGCTACAGCAGCGTGACTATACATTAATCATCGACAAAAGCGGCAGCATGGCTACTCGTGACCAGTTGGGTAACAAAAGCCGTTGGGAAACCATGCAAGAGTCTAGCCTCGCCTTAGCCAGTAAATGCGAAGAATTTGACCCAGACGGCATCACGGTGTACTTGTTTTCCGGTCGCTTCAAACGCTACGACAATGTAACCACGAACAAAGTTACACAAGTCTTTAAAGAAAATGAACCCTCAGGTCGCACTGATTTAGCAAGTGTGCTACAAGATGCTACCAGTAATTACTTCCAACGCAAGGCCGCTGGTCAGACTAAGCCAAACGGAGAGACAATCCTGGTGGTTACTGATGGTGAACCCGATGACCGCAAAGCAGTTATGAAGGTAATTATAGAAACATCCCGGCGGATGGAACGGGATGAAGAATTAGCCATTTCCTTTATTCAAGTTGGCACAGATGCCCAGGCTACCAAGTTTCTCAAAATCTTAGATGACGAACTCCAAAGCGCTGGTGCCAAGTTTGACATTGTAGACA
Above is a window of Microcoleus sp. AS-A8 DNA encoding:
- the rplC gene encoding 50S ribosomal protein L3; the protein is MSVGILGTKLGMTQIFDEEGKAIPVTVVQAGPCTVTQIKTKQTDGYTSVQIGYDEVKPKALNKPELGHLAKSSAPPLRHLREYRLDDTASFELGQALKADIFTAGQIVDVAGTSIGRGFAGYQKRHNFKRGPMAHGSKNHRLPGSTGPGTTPGRTFPGKRMAGRLGGTRVTIRKLQVVRVDTERNLLLIKGAVPGKPGALLSIAPTNKVGR
- a CDS encoding VWA domain-containing protein, yielding MLQQRDYTLIIDKSGSMATRDQLGNKSRWETMQESSLALASKCEEFDPDGITVYLFSGRFKRYDNVTTNKVTQVFKENEPSGRTDLASVLQDATSNYFQRKAAGQTKPNGETILVVTDGEPDDRKAVMKVIIETSRRMERDEELAISFIQVGTDAQATKFLKILDDELQSAGAKFDIVDTVTMEDMEDMTLTEVLLNAITD
- the rplD gene encoding 50S ribosomal protein L4 — translated: MVDCVVRDWQGEEVGQATLDLRVAKEESAAHVVHRALVMQMTNGRQGTASTKTRAEVRGGGRKPWRQKGTGRARAGSNRSPLWRGGGVTFGPKPKDYNIKMNRKERRLALRTAFQSRAEDLIVVQDFADQLPRPKTKELLGAFVRWGIEPEAKVLIIVPEIEEMVYLSARNIPTVKLIGASSLNVYDLLNADKIVTTDTALAKLQEVYSD
- a CDS encoding 50S ribosomal protein L23 yields the protein MTEYDPRYLADLVRRPIVTEKATLLLEQNKYVFEVIPKATKPQIKAAIESLFEVKVTSVNTLNPPRKKRRVGKFVGYKAQYKRAIVTLAEGDSITLFPEV
- a CDS encoding NAD(P)H-quinone oxidoreductase subunit N, encoding MALITTGNSFVRNLEQSGSLAMYMPLEGGFEGRYRRRLRAAGYASLCMTARGLGDLSAYLTGVHGVRPPHLGKKDIRVYYVPPVLTYQLEHLPPKSKGLVLWLIEGNILSSQEVEYLTTLPQQEPRVKVAVEMGGDRSFRWKPLKDALSEMVLAG
- the rplB gene encoding 50S ribosomal protein L2; translation: MGIRSYRPYTPGTRQGTVSDFAEITRSEPEKSLVEFKHRAKGRNNRGVITSRRRGGGHKQLYRIIDFRRDKRNMPAKVAAIEYDPNRNARIALLYYQDGEKRYILHPDKLAVGTTVMSGPEAPIEIGNALPLKNIPLGTNVHNVELIPGRGGQIVRAAGATAQVVAKEGDYVTLKLPSTEVRMIRRDCYATIGQVGNLEHRNLSLGKAGRNRHRGRRPKVRGSVMNPVDHPHGGGEGRAPIGRSGPVTPWGKPALGAKTRKKKKQSSSLIVRRRRKTSKRGRGGRQS